The sequence below is a genomic window from Candidatus Neomarinimicrobiota bacterium.
ATCCCGGTGTCATCGAATTCTTAAAGCGAGAGCAGCGTCGTCCCATGGGAGTGATCTCGAATAAGCCGCAGGATATGGTCAGGGCAGTATTAAAAGGGCTTGATCTTCTCCAATATTTCAAGTTCAGTTGGGGACGGGATACTTTTCCTGTTTCAAAGCCTGATCCGGAAATTATCCGCTATGGTGTTCACGAACTGGGCTTTGATGATCCAGGACAGGTGTGCATGGTAGGTGATAATCAGGTCGATACGATTGCAGCCAAAGGAGCCGGTGCTGTATCAGTTGCGGTTACTTATGGTTTCACCCCTTCTGCACGATTGGAACAAGAGGAACCGGATTATCTTTTAAATAGTTTCCCTGAGTTTGTTGAAGCCCTCAGAAGTTAGATAAACAAAGAATCTCCCTGAAATAACAAGAATTGGTCTGAAAGTGTAGGCTTGACATGACACT
It includes:
- a CDS encoding HAD-IA family hydrolase; this translates as MLNPNGILFDLDGTLVDTSRDISANLNRAFEALGYPRLTHEKILSHVGYGAHFLVQQCLQTHRPDVKVDDQLVTEIWEKFRDFYHIHIIDDAQPYPGVIEFLKREQRRPMGVISNKPQDMVRAVLKGLDLLQYFKFSWGRDTFPVSKPDPEIIRYGVHELGFDDPGQVCMVGDNQVDTIAAKGAGAVSVAVTYGFTPSARLEQEEPDYLLNSFPEFVEALRS